The Spirosoma oryzicola genome window below encodes:
- the katG gene encoding catalase/peroxidase HPI: MKSINNPEGLDQCPFRGTRIGGAIGTAPQNDDWWPNRLQVELLHQEQPVSNPLSDENYKELFNKIDFQQLKQDVKELLVDSKDWWPADYANYGPQMIRMAWHSAGTYRIADGRGGAGQAMQRFAPINSWWDNGNTDKSRRLLWPIKKKYGAALSWADLIVLAGNCALEIMNFPTFGYGGGRRDAWEPDRSTYWGPEFWGGKPVDQVPASTQHKGHPDEMVNNNLRWHGNPKDAYFDLENPLAATHQALIYVNPEGPANNGDPHDSAREIRESFARMAMGDEETVALIAGGHAFGKSHGMVAPDKIGAAPEAAPIHAQGFGWHNPVGSGNGANTMTNGIEGSWTQNPTQWDNSYLENLFGFEWKKVESPAGATQWTPIDPNAPKTPDAHIAGQMNNLMMMTSDIALKVDPEYRKICEKFLNDFDYFTDAFSRAWYKLTHRDMGPKERYLGPEVPADDMIWQDPRPTRDYDLIDESDVDQLKQRLLDSGLTVSAMVSAAWSAASVYRHSDKRGGANGARISLEPQNNWELNRPEELNQVLQTLRNIQSEFNSQQVGNKQVSLADLIVLGGCVAVEKAARDAGVSVTVPFTPGRVDTTLELTDVESFNWLKPVSDGFKNYHNDKVGYRVPPERIFLDRAQLLTLSAPEWTVLVGGLRVLEQNYDYSKHGVFTERPGQLTNDFFQVLTNMDYEWVPQDQREMFFDVRDRASGATKYTATRCDLIFGSNAQLRNIAEVYAADDAQQRFVHDFVAAWNKVMMLDRYDVKDE; the protein is encoded by the coding sequence ATGAAATCCATTAACAATCCAGAGGGCCTCGACCAATGCCCATTCAGGGGAACGCGTATTGGTGGTGCAATTGGCACTGCTCCGCAGAATGACGACTGGTGGCCAAACCGGTTACAGGTAGAATTGCTACACCAGGAACAGCCGGTGTCCAATCCTCTGAGCGACGAGAACTACAAGGAATTATTCAACAAAATTGATTTTCAGCAGCTAAAGCAGGATGTTAAAGAGTTGCTTGTTGACTCTAAAGACTGGTGGCCAGCGGATTATGCCAACTACGGTCCGCAGATGATTCGAATGGCGTGGCACTCGGCGGGTACATACCGAATTGCTGATGGGCGAGGAGGGGCTGGGCAGGCTATGCAGCGGTTTGCGCCGATCAACTCGTGGTGGGACAACGGCAATACCGACAAATCGCGCCGGTTGCTGTGGCCTATCAAGAAAAAATACGGAGCGGCTTTGTCGTGGGCAGACCTGATCGTGCTGGCCGGTAACTGCGCACTGGAGATCATGAATTTTCCAACTTTCGGTTATGGTGGTGGCCGTCGGGACGCCTGGGAGCCTGATCGGAGCACGTATTGGGGACCTGAATTCTGGGGTGGTAAACCCGTCGATCAGGTACCTGCGTCGACTCAGCACAAAGGGCATCCTGACGAGATGGTGAACAACAATCTCCGCTGGCACGGTAACCCAAAAGATGCTTACTTCGATCTCGAGAATCCGTTGGCGGCTACTCACCAAGCGTTAATTTACGTAAATCCGGAAGGGCCGGCTAACAATGGTGATCCGCACGATTCGGCCCGCGAAATCCGCGAATCGTTCGCCCGGATGGCAATGGGCGACGAAGAAACGGTGGCGCTGATTGCTGGTGGACATGCATTTGGCAAGAGCCACGGTATGGTGGCACCGGACAAAATTGGTGCCGCTCCGGAAGCCGCACCTATCCACGCGCAGGGCTTCGGCTGGCACAACCCGGTAGGATCCGGCAACGGGGCCAATACCATGACCAACGGCATCGAAGGGTCGTGGACGCAGAATCCCACCCAATGGGACAATTCGTACCTAGAAAACCTGTTTGGCTTTGAGTGGAAAAAAGTCGAGAGCCCAGCCGGGGCGACCCAGTGGACACCCATTGACCCCAATGCGCCCAAAACACCGGATGCCCACATCGCCGGTCAGATGAATAATCTGATGATGATGACATCGGATATCGCGCTTAAAGTAGATCCGGAATACCGGAAGATCTGTGAGAAGTTTCTGAACGACTTCGACTACTTCACGGATGCGTTCTCGCGTGCCTGGTACAAGCTGACGCACCGCGACATGGGGCCGAAAGAACGATATCTGGGTCCCGAAGTGCCGGCTGATGACATGATCTGGCAAGACCCACGTCCCACCCGGGATTATGACCTGATTGATGAAAGCGACGTTGACCAACTGAAACAACGCCTACTGGACAGTGGCCTTACCGTGTCGGCGATGGTATCGGCAGCCTGGTCGGCGGCTTCGGTGTATCGCCATTCGGACAAGCGGGGGGGAGCCAACGGGGCCCGGATCAGTCTGGAACCGCAGAACAATTGGGAACTTAATCGGCCAGAAGAGCTAAATCAAGTGCTCCAAACGCTTCGGAACATTCAGAGCGAGTTCAACAGCCAGCAGGTGGGCAACAAGCAGGTATCGCTGGCCGATCTGATCGTGCTGGGTGGTTGTGTTGCTGTCGAAAAGGCGGCTCGCGATGCGGGCGTATCGGTTACCGTTCCGTTCACGCCGGGCCGCGTCGATACCACGCTGGAACTGACCGATGTAGAAAGCTTTAACTGGCTCAAACCGGTATCCGATGGGTTCAAAAACTATCACAACGATAAAGTAGGTTATCGGGTACCTCCCGAACGAATCTTCCTCGACCGGGCTCAACTGCTGACGCTGAGCGCTCCTGAGTGGACGGTACTCGTTGGGGGCCTGCGCGTCCTGGAGCAAAATTACGATTACTCGAAGCATGGGGTATTTACAGAGCGTCCGGGTCAGTTAACCAATGACTTCTTCCAGGTGCTGACTAATATGGATTACGAGTGGGTTCCTCAGGATCAGCGGGAGATGTTTTTCGATGTTCGGGATCGTGCGAGTGGTGCTACTAAATACACCGCGACCCGTTGTGATCTGATCTTTGGTTCCAACGCTCAGCTACGTAATATTGCTGAAGTGTACGCTGCGGATGATGCGCAGCAGCGCTTCGTTCACGATTTCGTAGCCGCCTGGAACAAGGTGATGATGCTTGATCGATACGACGTCAAAGACGAATAA
- the fbp gene encoding class 1 fructose-bisphosphatase — protein sequence MNAYSEDVVAVPVGTTLDRFIKRQQQASPAATGELSQLLRDIALAAKIVQREISRAGLLAVTGSFGTENQHGEAQQKLDVIAHIRFLRALRNGGEVAAVVSEEEDQVIHTGNPGGKYVVAIDPLDGSSNIDVNVSIGTIFSIYRRQSQPGTPAVEADFLQGGLRQVAAGYVLYGTSTLLVYTTGQGVNGFTYDSSLGEFFLSHPTLTTPVDGRIYSCNEGNIVDYPLAIQQFITACQQARFTARYIGALIADVHRNLLKGGIYLYPATQAAPAGKLRLLYEGFPMAFLIEQAGGSATDGQQRLLTKPISTLHQRTPLIIGSTQLVNLVT from the coding sequence ATGAACGCTTACTCAGAGGATGTTGTCGCCGTGCCGGTTGGTACGACGCTGGATCGGTTTATCAAACGACAGCAGCAGGCTTCTCCGGCAGCCACGGGTGAACTCTCGCAACTACTGCGCGACATCGCATTGGCGGCCAAGATCGTCCAGCGGGAAATTAGCCGGGCTGGACTTCTGGCCGTAACGGGCAGTTTTGGCACTGAAAATCAGCATGGTGAAGCGCAGCAAAAACTGGATGTTATTGCACACATCCGGTTTTTGCGGGCCTTACGAAATGGTGGAGAAGTGGCCGCTGTGGTCTCGGAAGAGGAGGATCAGGTAATACACACGGGAAATCCGGGCGGTAAATACGTTGTGGCTATCGACCCACTCGACGGCTCTTCCAACATCGACGTGAATGTATCCATTGGAACCATCTTTTCCATCTACCGACGCCAATCGCAGCCCGGTACGCCCGCCGTTGAAGCCGATTTTTTACAGGGTGGCCTCCGGCAGGTTGCAGCGGGTTATGTGCTGTATGGTACATCTACCCTACTGGTTTATACCACGGGTCAGGGCGTGAATGGGTTTACCTACGATAGCTCGCTGGGCGAATTTTTTCTGTCGCATCCAACCCTGACAACGCCGGTCGATGGTCGGATTTATTCGTGTAACGAAGGCAACATAGTAGACTATCCTTTGGCTATTCAGCAGTTCATCACAGCCTGTCAGCAAGCTCGCTTTACAGCCCGTTACATTGGAGCACTCATCGCCGATGTCCATCGTAATCTGCTCAAAGGCGGCATTTACTTATATCCGGCTACCCAGGCAGCTCCCGCCGGTAAATTACGATTGCTCTATGAGGGCTTTCCTATGGCGTTTCTGATCGAGCAAGCTGGAGGGAGCGCCACTGACGGTCAGCAACGCCTGCTGACCAAGCCAATCAGTACACTACACCAGCGTACGCCGTTAATTATTGGCTCAACTCAACTGGTCAATTTGGTAACTTAG
- the pckA gene encoding phosphoenolpyruvate carboxykinase (ATP), with protein sequence MNINLFSTLSDVDTNVLQSLGLPDTTTVALNLTVSQLTELALKRGEGVLTEAEVLMCDTGTFTGRSPKDKFIVRDALTEKAIWWGAINQPIEVEQFNQLHQRMLASLADQSVFVRYVKAGADPRYTINIAIVNELAWHNLFCHNLFIETSADERANFTPDWTILNLPSFQADSTIDGTRQGNFTIINFSKRVILIGGTGYAGEMKKGIFSVLNFTLPRQGVLSMHCSANVGKAGDTALFFGLSGTGKTTLSTDPDRQLIGDDEHGWSDQVFNFEGGCYAKVINLSAEHEPEIYGAIRPGAVLENTRFSPDTRIVDFADQSVTENTRTAYPLDYIANRANPSVGPAPRNLFFLTADAFGVLPPIARLTVKQAMYYFLSGYTAKLAGTEVGIKEPVPTFSACFGAAFLPLHPFAYADLLGHHLEDAEVPVWLINTGWTGGSFGTGQRIKLAYTRAVIRAALTGALDTVDYQILQPFGLQIPMTCPGIPTELLDPRQTWARPIDYDATASRLERAFRQNYETYENPAGGSTSESLFS encoded by the coding sequence ATGAATATCAACCTATTTTCAACACTTTCTGACGTAGATACGAACGTATTGCAATCGCTGGGCTTACCCGACACAACGACGGTAGCGCTGAATCTGACGGTGTCTCAATTAACCGAATTAGCCCTGAAACGTGGCGAGGGAGTGCTCACCGAAGCGGAGGTGCTCATGTGCGACACGGGTACGTTTACAGGTCGTTCGCCTAAAGACAAGTTTATCGTTCGCGATGCACTTACCGAAAAAGCAATTTGGTGGGGAGCCATCAACCAACCTATCGAGGTTGAGCAGTTTAACCAATTGCACCAGCGGATGCTGGCGTCACTGGCCGACCAATCGGTATTCGTGCGTTACGTCAAGGCCGGAGCCGACCCACGCTACACCATCAACATCGCCATAGTAAATGAGCTGGCCTGGCATAATCTCTTCTGTCACAACCTGTTCATTGAAACGTCAGCCGATGAACGAGCTAACTTCACTCCGGACTGGACGATTTTGAATCTCCCCAGTTTCCAGGCCGATTCAACGATCGATGGCACTCGACAGGGGAATTTTACCATTATCAACTTCAGCAAACGGGTCATCCTGATTGGTGGTACGGGCTACGCGGGAGAAATGAAAAAAGGTATTTTCTCGGTACTCAACTTTACGTTACCCCGGCAGGGTGTCCTGTCGATGCATTGCTCGGCCAACGTTGGTAAAGCAGGTGACACAGCCTTATTTTTCGGGTTGTCTGGCACCGGCAAAACGACCTTATCAACTGATCCGGACCGGCAACTCATTGGGGACGACGAACACGGCTGGAGCGATCAAGTTTTCAATTTCGAAGGAGGCTGTTACGCCAAAGTGATCAATCTGAGCGCCGAACACGAACCGGAAATTTACGGTGCAATCCGACCGGGGGCTGTTCTGGAAAATACGCGATTTTCGCCCGATACCCGGATTGTCGATTTCGCTGATCAATCCGTCACGGAAAATACCCGGACCGCTTATCCGCTTGATTACATTGCCAACCGGGCTAATCCGTCCGTAGGGCCCGCTCCCCGCAACCTGTTCTTTCTAACGGCGGATGCATTTGGCGTGCTGCCACCCATTGCTCGGCTGACGGTTAAGCAAGCAATGTATTACTTTTTATCAGGTTATACAGCAAAATTAGCAGGCACCGAAGTCGGAATTAAAGAGCCTGTCCCTACTTTTTCAGCTTGTTTTGGTGCGGCTTTCTTACCCCTCCACCCATTCGCCTATGCCGATCTGCTGGGCCATCACCTGGAGGATGCAGAGGTTCCGGTCTGGCTAATTAACACGGGCTGGACGGGTGGCTCGTTCGGTACGGGACAACGGATCAAATTGGCGTATACCCGCGCCGTCATCCGGGCGGCACTAACGGGCGCTCTGGATACAGTGGACTACCAAATCCTGCAACCATTTGGTCTACAAATCCCGATGACCTGCCCCGGAATTCCCACTGAACTGCTCGATCCTCGCCAAACCTGGGCGCGCCCGATCGACTACGATGCAACTGCCAGCCGTTTGGAGCGGGCATTCCGGCAAAACTACGAGACGTATGAAAATCCGGCTGGAGGTAGTACGTCGGAGTCGCTGTTTAGTTAA